Below is a genomic region from Citrobacter telavivensis.
TCTGATGGAAGCATCCACCATTGCGGCGATCCTGCTTGGCTCGGTGGCCGGTGGGGTGCTGGCCGACTGGCATGTCATTGCCGCACTGGTTGCCTGTGCGCTGGCCTACGCCGGAGCCGTGGTGGCAAACCTCTCTATTCCCAAACTGGCCGCCGCGCGTCCTGGGCAGTCCTGGCATCTGGCAAAAATGACCCGCAGTTTCTTCTGCGCCTGTGTTTCACTGTGGCGCAACGGCGAAACACGTTTCTCGCTGGTGGGCACCAGTCTGTTCTGGGGCGCGGGAGTGACGCTACGTTTCCTGCTGGTGCTGTGGGTGCCGGTGGCGTTAGGCATTACCGATAACGCCACGCCAACCTATCTTAACGCGATGGTCGCGGTCGGTATTGTGGTCGGGGCGGGTGCCGCTGCCAGACTGGTGACGCTGGATACGGTGGTGCGTTGCATGCCTGCGGGGATCCTGATTGGCGTCGTCGTGCTGATTTTTTCTCTGCAACACGCGCTGCTGCCTGCCTATGCGCTGCTGATGCTGATTGGTGTGCTGGGCGGCTTCTTTGTGGTACCACTGAATGCGCTGTTGCAGGAGCGCGGTAAGAAGAGTGTCGGCGCGGGTAATGCGATTGCGGTACAGAACCTCGGTGAGAACAGTGCGATGCTGTTGATGCTGGGGCTCTACTCGCTGGCGGTATGGGTAGGGATCCCGGTCATTGCCGTGGGTATCGGTTTTGGCGGTCTGTTCGCACTGGCCATTGCGGCGCTGTGGATCTGGCAGCGCCGTCAGGCGTAATCAACGCGCCGGAATTCCTCCGGCGCGCTTCTGTTACGGTGCAGGATAGGTGTAAACCTGATGCACCGCTTCAATTTCTGCCAACACCTCTTCGCTTAACTCCAGATGTAAGCTCTCAACGTTGGTTTTCAGTTGTTCCATGGTGGTGGCGCCAAGCAGCGTACTGGCAACAAACGGCTGACGACGAACGAATGCCAGCGCCATCTGCGCCGGACTGAGGTTATGGCGTCTGGCTATCTCCACATACGCAGCCACGGCTTTTTGCGTCTGCTCGCCGCTGTAGCGGGTAAAACGACTAAACAGCGTATTGCGCGCCCCGGCCGGTTTCGCGCCGTTCAGGTATTTACCGGTCAGCGTGCCAAATCCCAGACAGGAATAGGCCAGCAGTTCGACGCCTTCGTACTGGCTCACTTCCGCCAGTCCCACTTCAAAACTGCGGTTGACCAGACTGTAAGGGTTCTGGATGGTGACAATGCGCGGCAGGTCATGTTTATCCGCCAGGTGCAGATAGCGCATCACGCCAAAGGCCGTTTCATTTGAGACGCCGATGTAGCGAATCTTACCCGCGCGCTGAAACTCGGCCAGCGCATCCAGCGTATCCAGCAGCGACACCACCGGCGCGGCATCGGTCCAGCTGTAACCGAGCTTGCCAAAACAGTTGGTCGGGCGCTGCGGCCAGTGAACCTGGTAGAGATCCAGATAATCGGTTTGCAGACGCTTCAGGCTGTCGTGCAGCGCTTCGCGGATGTTCTTACGATCCAGTGCCTGGTTCGGACGAATGCTGTTGTCGTTATTACGCGACGGGCCGCTGACCTTGGAGGCGACAATCAGTTTTTCACGGTTGCCATGTTTGGCCAGCCAGTTTCCGACGTAAGTTTCGGTGAGCCCCTGGGTTTCCGGGCGCGGCGGGACCGGGTACATTTCGGCCACGTCGATCAGGTTAATGCCGTTGGCGACGGCATAGTTGAGCTGTGCATGTGCGTCGGCTTCGCTATTTTGTTCACCAAACGTCATTGTGCCCAGCCCCAGTGTACTAACTTCAAGCGAGCTGTGGGGTATACGGTGATATTGCATAGCCGTTTCCTTTTTATAATCACGACATAAGGATTATAAAAATGGCTGAGGGAAGGGAAAAAGGGAAGAAAAATTGTTAAGGCCAGCAGCGTGGCTGACCTCAACCCTCAACGTTCAATGATCTGAGAAACCTCGTCACGGTTAATTTGCATGGCGTTGCCCTGCTGGTCGTGGTAGCTCACCAGACCGGTATCATCGTCAATCTCGGGTTTCCCGTCGGTCAGGATCATCCGACCATCTTTGGTCGCCATCACATAGTCGCTACTACAGCCGGAAACAGCAAAAGCCAGTCCAACTGCGGAAATTATCACTGCCCATTTTTTCATCCATTTATCCTCACGTGGCCTGCGTCTGATAATAGTCTAGTAATAACCTGACGTTATGGGCAGGAAAAGCAGGAAAATCTTAAACTGGGAGGGGAAAAGGAAAGAATTTCGCTCCCCAACGGGAGCGAAAAAGACAATTACAGCGGGTTTTTTTTATTTCGCAACAGGTTCAGGCTCTCGACCGCAATCGAGAAGAACATGGCGAAATAGATGTAACCCTTCGGCACGTGAACATCGAAACTTTCCAGAATCAGGGTGAAGCCCACCAGAATCAGGAACGACAGCGCCAGCATCTTCACGGACGGGTGTCGGTCGACAAACTCGCCAATAGGACGTGCTGCAAACATCATTACGCCAACGGCAATCACCACCGCCGCCATCATAATGAACAGATGATCGGACAAACCGACCGCCGTGATCACCGAGTCCAGACTGAAGATGATGTCGAGCAGCATGATTTGCACGATTGCTCCCAGGAAGGAGGTGACGCGCATGTTCATCCCTTCTTCTTCACCTTCAATGGATTCGTGGATCTCCTTACTCGCTTTCCAGATCAGGAACAATCCGCCGAGCAGAAGGATCAGGTCGCGGGCGGAAATGGCCTCACCAAACACGTCAAACAGCGGATTGGTCAGCCGGGTCACCCAGGCGATGGAGGCCAGCAGCGCCAGACGCATGATCATCGCCGCCGCAAGACCCAGACGTCGGGCATGTGCGCGTTGCGCAGTCGGGAGTTTTGCAACCACCAGAGAGAGGAAAATAATATTATCGATCCCAAGCACGATCTCCAGCAGCGTCAGCGTACCGAGCGCAAGCCAGGCGTTAGGATCGGTTATCCATGCAAATAACATTGAACAAAGTCCTGCCAAAAAAAAGAAGCGCTAATTATATGCTTCCGGGGCACCGGGCGAAAGTCTAACGCTGCTGTAACAAAAAGTGGCGTTCCAGCAGGGCGCGTGTGAAGTTCTTTTTCAGATAAAAACCACGCGGCAACGTCAGTATTGGCTCGCCCTGGGCGCCGATGGCCTCGGTGAGCGCTTTGGCGTTTGCCGCCTTTGGTCTCAGTTGTAAAAATTCGCCATGCCGGGCGGTAATGCGTTCAACCTGACCGAGCACAATCATGTCCATTAACTCTTCCCAGTCCAGACGCAACTGACGGTCTTCTTCTTCATCGGGACTCCACAGCACCGGCGAACCCACCCGCCGTTGTGCGAGGGGAATGCTGCGCTCGCCTTCTACCGGGATCCACAGCACTCGCTTCAGTTTGTGCCGCACGTGGCTGGTTTCCCACGTTACGCCACTGTTTCCCGTCAGCGGCGCGACGCAGACAAAGGTGGTTTCGAGCGGGCGCCCAAGGCTATCCACAGGAATGGTTTTCAACTCGACGCCGAGTGCGGCGAAATCCTGCTCAGGCTTACTTCCGGCGCTGGCGCCCAGCCAGAGTTCCAGCAACACGCCGATC
It encodes:
- the lplT gene encoding lysophospholipid transporter LplT produces the protein MPESVHTNTSVWSKGMMSVIAAQFLSAFGDNALLFATLALLKEQFYPDWSQPILQMVFVGAYILFAPFVGQVADSFAKGRVMMFANGLKLLGAASICFGFNPFLGYTLVGVGAAAYSPAKYGILGELTTGDKLVKANGLMEASTIAAILLGSVAGGVLADWHVIAALVACALAYAGAVVANLSIPKLAAARPGQSWHLAKMTRSFFCACVSLWRNGETRFSLVGTSLFWGAGVTLRFLLVLWVPVALGITDNATPTYLNAMVAVGIVVGAGAAARLVTLDTVVRCMPAGILIGVVVLIFSLQHALLPAYALLMLIGVLGGFFVVPLNALLQERGKKSVGAGNAIAVQNLGENSAMLLMLGLYSLAVWVGIPVIAVGIGFGGLFALAIAALWIWQRRQA
- a CDS encoding NADP(H)-dependent aldo-keto reductase, coding for MQYHRIPHSSLEVSTLGLGTMTFGEQNSEADAHAQLNYAVANGINLIDVAEMYPVPPRPETQGLTETYVGNWLAKHGNREKLIVASKVSGPSRNNDNSIRPNQALDRKNIREALHDSLKRLQTDYLDLYQVHWPQRPTNCFGKLGYSWTDAAPVVSLLDTLDALAEFQRAGKIRYIGVSNETAFGVMRYLHLADKHDLPRIVTIQNPYSLVNRSFEVGLAEVSQYEGVELLAYSCLGFGTLTGKYLNGAKPAGARNTLFSRFTRYSGEQTQKAVAAYVEIARRHNLSPAQMALAFVRRQPFVASTLLGATTMEQLKTNVESLHLELSEEVLAEIEAVHQVYTYPAP
- the ygdR gene encoding lipoprotein YgdR codes for the protein MKKWAVIISAVGLAFAVSGCSSDYVMATKDGRMILTDGKPEIDDDTGLVSYHDQQGNAMQINRDEVSQIIER
- a CDS encoding TerC family protein produces the protein MLFAWITDPNAWLALGTLTLLEIVLGIDNIIFLSLVVAKLPTAQRAHARRLGLAAAMIMRLALLASIAWVTRLTNPLFDVFGEAISARDLILLLGGLFLIWKASKEIHESIEGEEEGMNMRVTSFLGAIVQIMLLDIIFSLDSVITAVGLSDHLFIMMAAVVIAVGVMMFAARPIGEFVDRHPSVKMLALSFLILVGFTLILESFDVHVPKGYIYFAMFFSIAVESLNLLRNKKNPL
- the mutH gene encoding DNA mismatch repair endonuclease MutH → MSGLHPLRFPPESEALLLQQAQQLSGYSLGELAALAGIVAPKDLKRDKGWIGVLLELWLGASAGSKPEQDFAALGVELKTIPVDSLGRPLETTFVCVAPLTGNSGVTWETSHVRHKLKRVLWIPVEGERSIPLAQRRVGSPVLWSPDEEEDRQLRLDWEELMDMIVLGQVERITARHGEFLQLRPKAANAKALTEAIGAQGEPILTLPRGFYLKKNFTRALLERHFLLQQR